From Toxorhynchites rutilus septentrionalis strain SRP chromosome 2, ASM2978413v1, whole genome shotgun sequence, a single genomic window includes:
- the LOC129771948 gene encoding uncharacterized protein LOC129771948, whose protein sequence is MANKSLELKLDEDFLFILNFSQGSIHLFANRPVERTLIESWFEKLCMEPYRGVEAKRLRNLYLVKLVTCIQSGVLVDHFCSKPVPGSLEPLPMAVAPSNMDEPPWLKDFEAGSAGVDVAGGAKNFSSYLCTKKLENNRGLCLYLAVSMADDDHKPEWLDMVTGRPRLLSEQDEEIEEAFQKVTTAPRDEDGGPDEWEEYNARLLRAIRNELAGSASPRDDTYLEQLLADFGAYIANKSMGRELETYSDDQKRSYMLGYLEKKLEHKPNDKRRYVH, encoded by the coding sequence ATGGCAAATAAATCGCTCGAACTCAAATTAGATGAAGATTTCCTCTTCATCCTCAATTTCAGTCAGGGCAGTATACATCTTTTTGCTAATCGACCCGTCGAACGCACACTCATCGAGTCATGGTTTGAGAAACTTTGCATGGAGCCGTACCGTGGAGTGGAAGCGAAACGGCTCCGAAATCTATACCTCGTGAAGCTGGTGACCTGCATTCAGTCGGGCGTTCTGGTAGACCACTTTTGTAGCAAACCGGTGCCCGGCAGTTTAGAACCACTGCCAATGGCTGTCGCTCCATCGAATATGGATGAGCCCCCATGGCTGAAGGATTTCGAGGCCGGTTCGGCGGGTGTTGATGTTGCGGGTGGAGCGAAGAATTTTTCAAGCTATCTGTGCACCAAAAAGCTGGAGAACAACAGAGGGCTTTGTCTGTATCTCGCTGTCTCTATGGCAGACGATGATCACAAGCCAGAGTGGCTTGATATGGTCACTGGGAGGCCACGGCTGCTGTCCGAACAGGACGAAGAAATCGAAGAGGCTTTCCAGAAAGTAACGACGGCTCCTCGTGACGAGGATGGTGGACCCGATGAGTGGGAAGAATATAATGCGCGACTGTTGAGAGCCATACGAAATGAGCTTGCCGGGTCGGCTTCTCCCAGAGATGACACGTACTTGGAACAACTGCTAGCCGATTTCGGTGCATATATCGCCAACAAATCTATGGGAAGGGAACTCGAAACATACAGCGATGATCAGAAACGCTCCTATATGTTGGGTTATTTGGAGAAGAAATTGGAGCATAAACCGAACGATAAAAGGCGATACGTTCATTGA